Proteins encoded by one window of Pseudochaenichthys georgianus chromosome 9, fPseGeo1.2, whole genome shotgun sequence:
- the LOC139434357 gene encoding uncharacterized protein, with translation MVWINEVKRGIDAVEDEGQASKTKTDNVQPAAEGQASGKEFKREYRVQWEQEFKWLRREGGKMFCNICREAKMSNGFARGCTTMQKSAFRLQQLLRVFLLCLAALNQCVALPLGSQCVEESLCTYSLQDYHSQLVNLPSNINERSIATWSYVENIDLNRVPQVIHEASCHSSHSCRGLDSAFGLETIPVSLRMPVLRKNPSCFPSTSYSLEFELITIACICAISRHS, from the exons ATGGTGTGGATAAACGAGGTGAAAAGAGGGATTGATGCGGTGGAGGATGAAGGACAAGCCAGTAAGACTAAAACTGACAACGTTCAGCCAGCGGCAGAGGGGCAAGCAAGTGGCAAGGAGTTCAAGCGGGAGTACCGGGTTCAGTGGGAGCAAGAGTTTAAGTGGCTGAGGAGGGAAGGTGGCAAAATGTTCTGCAACATCTGTAGAGAAGCTAAGATGAGTAACGGATTTGCCCGAGGGTGCACGACGATGCAGAAATCAGCGTTCAGGCTACAGCAG CTGCTGCGGGTCTTCCTGCTGTGCCTCGCGGCCCTGAACCAGTGTGTGGCCCTTCCGCTGGGCAGCCAGTGTGTGGAGGAGTCCCTCTGCACTTACAGCCTGCAGGACTACCACAGCCAGCTGGTGAACCTGCCCAGCAACATCAACGAGCGCAGCATCGCCACCTGGAGCTACGT GGAGAACATCGACCTGAACCGGGTGCCTCAGGTCATCCATGAGGCCAGCTGCCACAGCAGCCACTCCTGCAGGGGGCTGGACAGTGCTTTCGGTCTGGAGACCATCCCCGTGTCCCTGAGGATGCCCGTCCTCAGGAAGAACCCCAGCTGCTTCCCCTCAACCAGCTACTCTCTGGAGTTTGAGCTCATCACCATAGCGTGTATATGTGCCATCTCCAGGCACAGCTGA